The following are encoded together in the Microbacterium hatanonis genome:
- a CDS encoding ice-binding family protein has protein sequence MGTHTSVRRQSVGSVRVAQSAAVALIVSGLVLVGLTVGGSSAVAATSVGLGTAEPYVVLGGQSVTNTGNSTLDGDLGVYPGTSITGFPPGQVIGGGVIHQTDENAEQAQIDLVTAYNAAASQAPDATITADLGGQTLVDGVYFSASTVGLTGTLRLDGQGDSGSVWVFQVGSALTTATGSVVELINGAQACNVFWQVGSSATLGTDSTFVGTILALTSITLENGTTVDGRALARNGTVSLDDNTFVDPGCDAGPSPSPSATPTDTPTATPTVTPTATPTATPTVTPTITPTATPTITPTVTPTVTPTATPTITPTATPTITPTVTPTVTPTITPTATPTITPTATPTITPTATPTITPTATPTVTPTATPTVTPTVTPTATPTVTPTATPTVTPTATPTATATAGIPLLPTSGPTTGAPTGPVVNGGGMLPATGSDGSRAWMLLGAAAAFLLGGSILFTSRRFTSRRG, from the coding sequence ATGGGGACCCATACATCCGTACGTCGTCAATCCGTGGGTTCCGTGCGCGTCGCGCAATCGGCGGCCGTCGCGCTCATCGTGAGCGGTCTGGTGCTCGTGGGTCTCACGGTCGGCGGCTCGAGCGCTGTGGCCGCAACGAGCGTCGGACTCGGCACCGCCGAGCCCTACGTCGTCCTCGGCGGACAATCGGTGACCAACACCGGAAACAGCACGCTCGACGGAGACCTCGGCGTCTACCCCGGCACGTCGATCACCGGCTTCCCGCCCGGGCAGGTCATCGGCGGGGGTGTCATCCATCAGACCGACGAGAACGCCGAGCAGGCCCAGATCGACCTCGTCACCGCCTACAACGCCGCAGCATCCCAGGCCCCCGACGCCACCATCACCGCTGACCTCGGTGGGCAGACCCTGGTCGACGGAGTCTATTTCTCCGCCTCGACGGTCGGACTCACCGGCACCCTGCGCCTCGACGGCCAGGGCGACTCCGGATCGGTCTGGGTGTTCCAGGTCGGGTCCGCTCTCACCACCGCGACCGGCAGCGTGGTGGAGCTCATCAACGGCGCCCAGGCGTGCAACGTGTTCTGGCAGGTGGGCTCGTCGGCCACCCTCGGCACCGACTCGACGTTCGTCGGAACCATCCTCGCGCTGACCTCCATCACCCTTGAGAACGGCACGACCGTCGACGGCAGGGCTCTCGCCCGCAACGGCACGGTGTCCCTCGACGACAACACCTTCGTCGATCCCGGGTGCGACGCCGGCCCGAGCCCGTCTCCGTCGGCGACCCCGACGGATACTCCGACGGCCACGCCGACCGTGACTCCGACGGCGACTCCGACGGCCACGCCGACCGTGACCCCGACGATCACGCCGACGGCGACTCCGACGATCACTCCGACGGTCACGCCGACGGTCACGCCGACGGCGACTCCGACGATCACGCCGACGGCGACTCCGACGATCACTCCGACGGTCACGCCGACCGTGACCCCGACGATCACGCCGACGGCGACTCCCACGATCACGCCGACGGCGACTCCGACGATCACGCCGACGGCGACTCCGACGATCACGCCGACGGCGACTCCGACGGTCACGCCGACGGCGACTCCGACGGTCACGCCGACCGTGACCCCGACGGCCACGCCGACCGTGACGCCGACGGCCACGCCGACCGTGACGCCGACGGCCACACCGACCGCCACGGCCACGGCTGGGATACCGCTGCTGCCCACGTCCGGCCCGACGACAGGTGCCCCCACCGGACCGGTGGTCAACGGCGGCGGCATGCTCCCGGCCACCGGTAGCGACGGCAGCAGGGCGTGGATGCTCCTGGGCGCCGCGGCTGCCTTCCTGCTGGGCGGCTCGATCCTCTTCACGTCACGTCGCTTCACCTCTCGTCGAGGCTGA
- a CDS encoding serine/threonine protein kinase, producing the protein MTDGLVAGRFRVLGLLGSGATASVYDALDTRDGGRVAVKVLHPHLAAHPQMRAAFLREAEAVAALSHPGLCGVVGSGIHDPEGEAETWTAWQIAPGLTLGEHVRERGTLSARTAADIGTRVLDALAVLHAAGLVHRDISPSNVVIDVDAAGRLRDARIIDFGLVDAAGSTTRGGDVLRSAEGDGVVGNLQYAAPELLRGEGVGPSADLYQLAGVLYFALVGSAPFPRDSPEATVRAHQSAAPPTASVRVGGVPVALDRVIVRAMLKDPAARFASAADMRDALASAVAPRATTVAVPVDATTRTRVFAPALSPAVDAADHAAAEPEGRGGSPWLWGLGLVAAGLVVAVVVALSSGSQPTTARETPAAVVSSPVPTPAPSASETPVATPPPPVMAQVPALEGLGSDAARRALAAAGLAVGEVASVDSARPLGTVLASEPPVGASLQAGGYVALTVAGGSNAVPDVVGAVEQSAIDAVAAAGFVPVVTRRTSSAPTGTVIAVQPAGATSIPLGTSVALEVAAPLPAPTPTAPPITPTPTPTRTPTPGATP; encoded by the coding sequence ATGACCGACGGGCTCGTCGCCGGACGCTTCCGGGTGCTCGGCCTCCTCGGCTCGGGCGCCACGGCGTCTGTCTACGACGCGCTCGACACCCGTGACGGCGGGCGGGTCGCCGTCAAGGTGCTGCACCCGCACCTCGCCGCGCACCCACAGATGCGGGCGGCGTTCCTCCGCGAGGCCGAGGCGGTCGCCGCGCTCTCGCACCCGGGGCTGTGCGGGGTCGTCGGGTCGGGGATCCACGATCCCGAGGGGGAGGCGGAGACCTGGACCGCGTGGCAGATCGCGCCCGGGCTCACGCTGGGGGAGCACGTGCGGGAGCGGGGGACGCTGTCGGCGCGCACCGCCGCGGACATCGGCACGAGAGTGCTCGACGCTCTGGCGGTGCTCCACGCCGCCGGGCTCGTGCACCGCGACATCTCGCCGTCGAACGTCGTGATCGACGTGGATGCGGCGGGCCGCCTCCGCGACGCGCGCATCATCGACTTCGGGCTGGTGGATGCGGCCGGCTCGACCACCCGCGGGGGCGACGTGCTCCGCAGCGCGGAGGGCGACGGCGTCGTCGGCAACCTGCAGTACGCGGCACCCGAGCTCCTCCGCGGCGAGGGCGTGGGTCCGTCCGCGGACCTCTACCAGCTCGCCGGGGTGCTCTACTTCGCCCTCGTCGGATCGGCCCCGTTCCCGCGCGACTCGCCGGAGGCGACCGTCCGCGCCCACCAGAGCGCGGCTCCGCCGACGGCATCCGTCCGCGTCGGGGGAGTGCCGGTGGCACTGGACCGCGTGATCGTGCGAGCGATGCTGAAAGACCCGGCCGCGCGGTTCGCGTCGGCCGCGGACATGCGCGACGCTCTCGCGTCGGCGGTCGCACCGCGCGCGACCACGGTCGCGGTGCCGGTCGACGCGACGACTCGCACGCGGGTGTTCGCCCCCGCGCTGAGCCCGGCGGTCGACGCCGCCGACCACGCGGCGGCCGAACCCGAGGGGCGGGGCGGATCGCCGTGGCTCTGGGGGCTCGGGCTCGTCGCGGCCGGACTCGTGGTCGCCGTCGTGGTGGCGCTGTCGTCGGGGAGCCAGCCGACCACGGCGCGGGAGACACCCGCCGCCGTCGTGTCGAGCCCGGTGCCGACCCCCGCGCCGTCCGCGTCGGAGACACCGGTGGCGACGCCCCCGCCACCCGTGATGGCACAGGTGCCGGCGCTCGAAGGACTCGGCTCGGATGCGGCGCGCCGAGCGCTCGCGGCGGCCGGACTCGCGGTGGGCGAGGTCGCGAGTGTCGATTCCGCGCGTCCGCTCGGCACCGTGCTCGCCAGCGAGCCGCCCGTGGGCGCCTCCCTGCAGGCGGGCGGATACGTCGCGCTGACCGTGGCCGGCGGGTCGAACGCCGTGCCCGATGTGGTCGGCGCCGTCGAGCAGTCGGCGATCGATGCCGTCGCCGCCGCCGGCTTCGTCCCCGTCGTCACCCGGCGCACGAGCAGCGCACCCACCGGCACGGTGATCGCCGTCCAACCCGCCGGGGCGACCAGCATCCCGCTCGGGACGAGCGTCGCTCTCGAGGTCGCCGCGCCCCTCCCCGCTCCCACCCCGACCGCCCCTCCGATCACGCCGACACCCACGCCGACCCGCACACCGACACCGGGGGCCACGCCATGA
- a CDS encoding DNA polymerase III subunit gamma and tau, which produces MTTALYRRYRPEAFGEMIGQSQVTDPLMTALRGDRVGHAYLFSGPRGCGKTTSARILARCLNCAAGPTDTPCGTCDSCVELGRGGGGSLDVVEIDAASHNGVDDARDLRERAIFAPARDRFKIFILDEAHMVTQQGFNALLKLVEEPPDHVKFIFATTEPEKVLGTIRSRTHHYPFRLVPPAAMLEYVQELSETEGVSVQAGVLPLVVRAGGGSPRDTLSLLDQLIAGSDVGPDGAVEVAYERAVALLGYTHAELLDEVVDAFGARDAAAAFAAVDRVIQTGQDPRRFVDDLLERLRDLIVVAATGQSAGSVLRGISAEELERMTRQSGLFGTQRLSRTADLVVTALDEMTGATSPRLHLELLVARVLADAGAAPASAPAPGVAPATAAAAAPVAAPQTPRAPAPAPARAEAAPAVAAPEPVAPPEPFSEPEPPADREPPADSDETPPEPEGEFAPPAAAGPLTVQRLRDAWPEVLARLESISRTSWLIASGARVAALDDDVLTLAFASANDIAAFKKRTAGAGPSEDLRQAIMGVLGIRVKYIAKHDGDAGGSGDAGAPASTPPAPDHQVRESPVAPPAQRSSPVSAPSAAAPVTDWAVAPIPTTPEVDPGTASPSALSGPRPSAASAARAVGQFPVDDEPEEASSVRVATLDPVRDGSVLPDREVEASVVVDDDPEDELPPPDDTVDAPVPPVVAPRIAPVVTTRGGVQRVGEAVVRQVLGATFVREEPFESPTRFV; this is translated from the coding sequence GTGACCACAGCCCTCTACCGCCGCTACCGCCCGGAGGCGTTCGGCGAGATGATCGGGCAGTCCCAGGTCACCGATCCGCTCATGACGGCGCTCCGCGGTGACAGGGTCGGCCATGCCTATCTGTTCTCGGGCCCGCGGGGGTGCGGCAAGACGACGTCCGCCCGCATCCTCGCCCGGTGCCTCAACTGCGCCGCAGGACCCACCGACACTCCGTGCGGCACCTGCGACAGCTGCGTCGAGCTCGGGCGTGGCGGTGGCGGTTCGCTCGACGTGGTCGAGATCGACGCGGCCAGCCACAACGGCGTCGACGACGCGCGCGACCTGCGCGAGCGGGCCATCTTCGCTCCTGCGCGTGACCGGTTCAAGATCTTCATCCTCGACGAGGCCCACATGGTCACCCAGCAGGGTTTCAACGCCCTGCTGAAGCTGGTCGAAGAGCCGCCCGACCACGTGAAATTCATCTTCGCGACCACCGAGCCCGAGAAGGTGCTCGGCACGATCCGCTCCCGTACGCACCACTACCCGTTCCGGCTCGTGCCACCGGCGGCGATGCTCGAGTACGTGCAAGAGCTCTCCGAGACCGAGGGCGTCTCCGTCCAGGCCGGTGTCCTCCCTCTCGTGGTGCGCGCCGGCGGGGGCTCGCCGCGCGACACCCTCTCGCTGCTCGACCAGCTCATCGCCGGTTCCGACGTCGGCCCCGACGGCGCCGTCGAGGTCGCCTACGAGCGTGCCGTGGCACTGCTCGGATACACCCACGCCGAACTCCTCGACGAGGTCGTCGACGCCTTCGGCGCGCGCGATGCGGCCGCCGCGTTCGCCGCCGTCGATCGCGTCATCCAGACAGGGCAAGATCCGCGGCGCTTCGTCGACGATCTGCTCGAGCGCCTCCGCGACCTCATCGTCGTCGCGGCGACCGGGCAGAGCGCCGGGTCGGTGCTGCGCGGCATATCCGCCGAAGAACTCGAGCGCATGACCCGTCAGTCGGGTCTGTTCGGCACGCAGCGGCTCTCGCGCACGGCCGATCTCGTCGTCACCGCGCTCGATGAGATGACCGGCGCGACGTCGCCGCGTCTGCACCTCGAACTCCTCGTGGCCCGCGTGCTCGCCGACGCGGGTGCCGCGCCCGCGTCGGCCCCCGCGCCCGGCGTGGCCCCGGCGACGGCCGCGGCCGCCGCACCCGTCGCTGCACCGCAGACCCCGCGAGCGCCCGCACCGGCGCCCGCGCGCGCGGAGGCCGCTCCTGCAGTTGCGGCGCCCGAGCCGGTGGCGCCCCCCGAGCCGTTCAGCGAACCCGAGCCGCCCGCCGATCGGGAGCCCCCGGCCGATTCCGACGAAACGCCGCCCGAGCCCGAGGGCGAGTTCGCCCCTCCCGCCGCGGCGGGCCCGCTCACGGTGCAGCGCCTGCGCGACGCCTGGCCCGAGGTGCTCGCCCGACTCGAGTCGATCAGTCGCACGTCGTGGTTGATCGCGTCCGGCGCACGGGTCGCCGCCCTCGACGACGACGTGCTCACCCTCGCGTTCGCCAGCGCGAACGACATCGCCGCGTTCAAGAAGCGCACCGCCGGTGCCGGTCCGAGCGAAGACCTCCGCCAGGCGATCATGGGGGTCCTCGGCATCCGCGTGAAGTACATCGCGAAGCACGACGGCGATGCCGGCGGTTCCGGCGATGCCGGTGCTCCGGCCTCGACGCCGCCCGCGCCCGACCATCAGGTACGCGAATCGCCGGTCGCGCCCCCCGCCCAACGATCGAGCCCGGTCTCCGCGCCGTCGGCGGCCGCGCCCGTGACGGACTGGGCGGTCGCGCCTATCCCCACGACCCCCGAGGTCGATCCCGGAACGGCGTCGCCGTCCGCGTTATCCGGCCCGCGCCCGTCCGCCGCGTCCGCCGCGCGGGCGGTCGGTCAGTTCCCGGTCGACGACGAGCCCGAAGAGGCATCGTCGGTGCGGGTGGCCACGCTCGATCCCGTGCGCGACGGCTCGGTCCTCCCGGATCGCGAGGTCGAAGCATCCGTCGTCGTCGACGACGACCCCGAAGACGAGCTCCCGCCCCCCGACGACACCGTCGACGCTCCGGTGCCGCCGGTCGTCGCACCGCGCATCGCCCCGGTCGTCACCACGCGCGGGGGCGTTCAGCGAGTCGGAGAGGCCGTCGTGCGCCAGGTGCTGGGTGCGACCTTCGTGCGTGAAGAGCCGTTCGAATCGCCCACGAGGTTCGTCTGA
- a CDS encoding DMT family transporter yields MTPAPVAGFPTRFTARAWLLFIAMAVLWGMPYLFIKEAVDSLSPPAVVCIRTLGAALLLLPFALRRGVLGPALRKWRWVLVFALLEMAGPFVLLAHAEQTLPSGITGLLVATVPLFAALVAFTRGDRTAVRPVRLVGLGLGFVGVAVVVAGPGLSLGDGPLGVVAVGEVLLVAVCYAIAPFVVAKHLRDVPALGSITLSLLMVGVGYLPIALLTTHGIPTTRSIAAVVALTVLCTAVAFLAFFALIREVGPARAPLFTYVNPIVAILLGVVVLGESLGIGLLAGFPLIIVGCWLAATGGSLRVRRRSDEMPPVAPG; encoded by the coding sequence GTGACGCCGGCGCCGGTGGCCGGGTTCCCGACCCGATTCACCGCTCGTGCCTGGTTGCTGTTCATCGCGATGGCAGTGCTCTGGGGCATGCCCTACCTCTTCATCAAAGAGGCCGTCGACTCGTTGTCGCCGCCGGCGGTGGTGTGCATCCGCACGCTCGGGGCGGCGCTGCTGCTCTTACCGTTCGCGCTGCGTCGCGGCGTGCTGGGTCCTGCTCTGCGGAAGTGGAGGTGGGTGCTGGTGTTCGCCCTCCTCGAGATGGCGGGTCCCTTCGTGCTGCTGGCGCACGCCGAGCAGACGCTCCCGTCGGGGATCACCGGGCTTCTCGTGGCGACCGTCCCCCTGTTCGCCGCTCTCGTCGCGTTCACCCGCGGGGATCGCACCGCCGTGCGCCCCGTTCGGCTGGTCGGACTCGGCCTCGGCTTCGTGGGCGTCGCGGTGGTCGTAGCCGGCCCGGGGCTGTCTCTCGGCGACGGACCGCTCGGCGTCGTCGCCGTCGGCGAGGTGCTGCTGGTCGCCGTCTGCTACGCGATCGCGCCGTTCGTGGTCGCGAAGCACCTCCGCGATGTGCCCGCGCTCGGGTCGATCACCCTCTCGCTTCTCATGGTCGGAGTCGGCTACCTCCCGATCGCGCTCCTCACCACCCACGGCATCCCCACGACGCGGAGCATCGCGGCGGTCGTCGCTCTCACGGTGCTGTGCACAGCGGTCGCCTTCCTCGCGTTCTTCGCGCTCATCCGCGAGGTCGGGCCCGCTCGCGCCCCACTCTTCACCTACGTCAACCCGATCGTCGCCATCCTCCTCGGGGTGGTCGTGCTCGGCGAGTCTCTCGGTATCGGGCTGCTCGCGGGCTTCCCGTTGATCATCGTCGGATGCTGGCTCGCCGCCACCGGAGGATCGCTGCGCGTCCGACGCCGGAGCGACGAGATGCCGCCCGTCGCACCCGGCTGA
- the pstC gene encoding phosphate ABC transporter permease subunit PstC codes for MTNVGSDDLTQLLTPSEPERSPEADAAEQKPKIAARSLKAAPSVSDSVFRSASFAAGGITVAIMLAVGFFLALRGGEALGVAGPSFFTTQEWSPETQQFGIAAVLAGTFTIALIATFFSVPLALGTALLISEIVPPRAKSLLVTLVDLMAAVPSVVYGLWGVFFLQASVIPVAQWISTYFGWIPVFAVTGPDGARLTDASAFTSSAFIAGIVVALMVAPTQTSVMREAFSQAPVGEREGSLALGSTRWGMIRTVVLPFGRGGIIGGTMLGLGRALGETIAVYMIISPIFTINWEVLKTGSNSISALIALRYGEASQFGLSALMAAGLALFLITLVINFTASSIVARSRSGAESDG; via the coding sequence ATGACGAATGTCGGCTCCGACGACCTCACGCAGCTGCTGACGCCCTCCGAGCCCGAGCGATCGCCCGAGGCGGATGCTGCGGAGCAGAAGCCGAAGATCGCGGCGCGCTCGCTGAAGGCCGCGCCCTCGGTCTCGGACTCCGTCTTCCGCTCCGCGTCGTTCGCGGCCGGCGGCATCACCGTGGCGATCATGCTCGCGGTCGGGTTCTTCCTCGCCCTCCGCGGCGGGGAGGCGCTCGGGGTCGCTGGTCCCTCCTTCTTCACCACGCAGGAGTGGTCGCCCGAGACGCAGCAGTTCGGCATCGCCGCCGTCCTCGCCGGGACGTTCACGATCGCGCTCATCGCGACCTTCTTCTCGGTTCCGCTCGCCCTGGGCACGGCCCTTCTCATCTCCGAGATCGTGCCGCCGCGGGCAAAGTCGCTCCTCGTGACGCTGGTGGACCTGATGGCGGCCGTCCCCAGCGTCGTCTACGGGCTCTGGGGGGTGTTCTTCCTGCAGGCGAGTGTGATCCCCGTGGCGCAGTGGATCTCCACCTACTTCGGCTGGATCCCGGTGTTCGCCGTGACCGGGCCGGACGGCGCGCGGCTCACCGATGCGAGCGCCTTCACATCGTCGGCCTTCATCGCCGGCATCGTCGTGGCGCTCATGGTGGCTCCCACTCAGACCTCAGTGATGCGCGAGGCCTTCTCGCAGGCTCCGGTGGGGGAGCGCGAGGGGTCCCTCGCCCTCGGATCGACGCGGTGGGGGATGATCCGCACCGTGGTGCTGCCCTTCGGTCGCGGCGGCATCATCGGCGGCACCATGCTCGGGCTCGGGCGGGCGCTCGGGGAGACGATCGCCGTCTACATGATCATCTCGCCGATCTTCACGATCAACTGGGAGGTGCTGAAGACCGGCAGCAACTCGATCTCCGCCCTCATCGCGCTGCGCTACGGCGAGGCCAGCCAGTTCGGGCTGTCGGCGCTCATGGCGGCCGGGCTGGCACTGTTCCTCATCACCCTCGTCATCAACTTCACCGCGTCGTCGATCGTCGCGCGGTCGCGCTCAGGAGCGGAGAGCGACGGATGA
- the recR gene encoding recombination mediator RecR, translating to MYDGIVQDLIDEFGRLPGIGPKSAQRITFHILQSPSFDVSRLSILLGEVRDKVRFCEICGNVSEQDRCGICRDPRRNPTLICVVEDAKDVAAIERTREFRGLYHVLGGAISPIAGIGPDDLRITSLMQRLADGTVQEVILATNPNLEGEATATYLSRLLHTLEIQVTRLASGLPVGGDLEYADEVTLGRAFEGRRTL from the coding sequence ATGTACGACGGCATCGTTCAAGACCTCATCGACGAATTCGGGCGTCTCCCCGGCATCGGGCCCAAGTCGGCGCAGCGGATCACGTTCCACATCCTCCAGTCGCCGTCCTTCGACGTCTCGCGCCTGTCGATCCTGCTCGGCGAGGTGCGCGACAAAGTGCGCTTCTGCGAGATCTGCGGCAACGTCTCCGAGCAGGACCGCTGCGGCATCTGTCGCGACCCTCGACGCAATCCGACGCTCATCTGCGTCGTCGAAGACGCCAAAGACGTCGCGGCCATCGAGCGCACGCGCGAGTTCCGCGGTCTGTACCACGTGCTCGGCGGGGCGATCAGCCCGATCGCCGGCATCGGGCCCGACGACCTGCGCATCACCTCGCTGATGCAGCGCCTCGCCGACGGAACGGTGCAAGAGGTCATCCTCGCGACGAACCCCAACCTCGAGGGCGAGGCGACCGCCACCTACCTCAGCCGGCTGCTGCACACGCTCGAGATCCAGGTGACCCGACTCGCGTCGGGGCTCCCCGTCGGCGGCGACCTCGAGTACGCCGACGAGGTCACCCTCGGTCGGGCGTTCGAGGGGCGACGCACGCTGTGA
- a CDS encoding glycoside hydrolase family 65 protein — MIDRGRFPVDEWRLVETEGSLDDAGVTETLFSVGNGYLGLRGNHPEGRFAHESGTFINGLHETFPIRHAEQAYGFAEVGQTIVNAPDAKVMRVYVDDEPLSFDVADVREYERVLDMREGVLRRRLQWCTPSGKLVELEDERMVSFDEKHLAVLRMTVTVLNSDAPVTISCQLINRQDGEGIYGGRPPGKAKAGFDPRKQDKLEDRVLQPLEYWQDGDRTALSYRVAESGMTLAVVADHVIDTENEYTARRLIEPDIAKNVFRVQAKAGVPTTVTKLVSYHTSRGVPAGEIIDRCRRTLDRAQTQGVGAVFARQRSWLDAFWERSDVKIGGHPDLQQATRWCLFQLAQAAARADGQGVPAKGVTGSGYSGHYFWDTEIYVLPFLAYTTPLWARNALRMRYLMLPAARKRAHQLNEAGALFPWRTINGEEASAYYAAGTAQYHINADVAFALAKYVRATGDVDFLDSEGVDIAVDTARLWATLGFWRSSDGVHDGDGDSFHIHGVTGPDEYTTVVNDNLFTNVMARFNLRFAARTVREMEEADFDAYTRMVDRLNLDPSEPELWDRAADAMHIPHSDALGIHPQDSVFLEREIWDLEHTPADQRPLLLHFHPLVIYRYQVLKQADVVLALFLQGNHFTAGEKLADFEYYDPLTTGDSTLSAVVQAILAAEVGYQDLALEYFRESIFVDLADLHNNAADGVHVASAGGVWTALVSGFGGMRDHFGDLTFDPRLPADWPSLSYVLHWHGTRLNITLTADAMTVEAGDGDPVDFSVRGVGYSVHGGSTVVAPLDGQGPIIPGKPSIRQFADARREDGSLLSASVPTVTASIPIITDETEIVGESSLGVDA, encoded by the coding sequence ATGATCGATCGCGGTCGCTTCCCCGTCGACGAGTGGCGTCTCGTCGAGACCGAGGGGTCGCTCGACGACGCCGGGGTCACCGAGACACTGTTCTCGGTCGGCAACGGCTATCTCGGGCTGCGCGGCAACCACCCCGAGGGGCGGTTCGCGCACGAGTCGGGAACCTTCATCAACGGGTTGCACGAGACCTTCCCCATCCGTCACGCCGAGCAGGCCTACGGATTCGCCGAGGTCGGCCAGACGATCGTCAACGCGCCCGACGCGAAGGTCATGCGCGTCTACGTCGACGACGAACCGTTGTCGTTCGACGTCGCCGACGTCCGCGAGTACGAGCGGGTGCTCGACATGCGCGAGGGAGTGCTCCGTCGCCGACTGCAGTGGTGCACGCCGTCGGGCAAGCTCGTCGAGCTCGAGGACGAGCGCATGGTGTCGTTCGACGAGAAGCACCTCGCTGTCCTGCGCATGACGGTGACGGTGCTCAACTCCGACGCCCCCGTCACGATCAGCTGCCAGCTCATCAACCGTCAGGACGGCGAGGGCATCTACGGAGGTCGCCCGCCCGGCAAGGCCAAGGCCGGCTTCGACCCCCGCAAGCAGGACAAGCTCGAAGACCGCGTGCTGCAGCCCCTCGAGTACTGGCAGGACGGCGACCGCACGGCGCTGAGCTATCGCGTCGCGGAGTCGGGCATGACGCTGGCCGTCGTCGCCGACCACGTCATCGACACCGAGAACGAGTACACCGCGCGTCGGCTCATCGAACCCGACATCGCCAAGAACGTCTTCCGCGTGCAGGCCAAGGCCGGCGTGCCGACGACGGTCACGAAACTCGTGAGCTATCACACGTCGCGCGGCGTGCCCGCCGGCGAGATCATCGATCGCTGCCGCCGCACCCTCGATCGCGCGCAGACCCAGGGCGTGGGTGCGGTCTTCGCGCGGCAGCGCTCGTGGCTCGACGCGTTCTGGGAGCGCTCCGACGTCAAGATCGGCGGCCACCCCGATCTGCAGCAGGCCACGCGCTGGTGCCTGTTCCAGCTCGCGCAGGCCGCCGCCCGTGCCGATGGGCAGGGTGTGCCGGCGAAGGGCGTCACCGGGTCGGGATACAGCGGACACTACTTCTGGGACACCGAGATCTACGTGCTCCCCTTCCTGGCGTACACGACCCCGCTCTGGGCGCGAAACGCCCTGCGCATGCGCTACCTGATGCTGCCGGCGGCCCGTAAGCGCGCCCACCAGCTGAACGAGGCGGGCGCGCTCTTCCCGTGGCGCACGATCAACGGCGAAGAGGCCTCTGCCTACTACGCCGCCGGCACCGCGCAGTATCACATCAACGCCGACGTTGCCTTCGCGCTGGCGAAGTACGTGCGCGCGACGGGCGACGTCGACTTCCTCGATTCCGAGGGCGTGGACATCGCGGTCGACACCGCTCGGCTGTGGGCGACCCTGGGCTTCTGGCGCTCGAGCGACGGCGTCCACGACGGCGACGGCGACTCGTTCCACATCCACGGGGTCACCGGTCCCGACGAGTACACGACGGTCGTCAACGACAACCTGTTCACGAACGTCATGGCGCGCTTCAACCTCCGCTTCGCCGCGCGCACCGTGCGCGAGATGGAGGAGGCCGACTTCGACGCGTACACGCGGATGGTCGATCGTCTGAACCTCGATCCGTCCGAGCCCGAGCTGTGGGACCGCGCCGCGGACGCGATGCACATCCCGCACAGCGACGCCCTCGGCATCCACCCCCAGGACTCCGTGTTCCTCGAGCGCGAGATCTGGGATCTGGAGCACACTCCCGCCGACCAGCGGCCGCTGCTCCTCCACTTCCACCCCCTGGTGATCTACCGCTACCAGGTGCTCAAGCAGGCCGATGTGGTGCTGGCGCTGTTCCTGCAGGGCAACCACTTCACGGCGGGGGAGAAGCTCGCCGACTTCGAGTACTACGACCCGCTGACGACCGGCGACTCGACCCTGTCGGCGGTCGTGCAGGCGATCCTCGCGGCCGAGGTCGGCTACCAGGACCTCGCGCTGGAGTACTTCCGGGAGTCGATCTTCGTCGACCTCGCAGACCTCCATAACAACGCGGCCGACGGTGTGCACGTGGCCTCGGCGGGCGGGGTGTGGACCGCACTGGTGTCGGGATTCGGGGGCATGCGCGACCACTTCGGCGACCTCACCTTCGACCCGCGCCTCCCGGCCGACTGGCCGTCGCTGTCGTACGTGCTGCACTGGCACGGCACGCGGCTGAACATCACGTTGACGGCCGACGCCATGACGGTCGAAGCGGGAGATGGCGACCCGGTGGACTTCTCGGTGCGCGGCGTCGGTTACTCGGTGCACGGCGGCTCCACCGTCGTGGCACCGCTCGACGGTCAGGGGCCGATCATCCCCGGAAAGCCCTCGATCCGGCAGTTCGCCGACGCTCGGCGCGAGGACGGGTCGCTCCTGTCGGCGTCCGTGCCCACCGTCACCGCGTCGATCCCGATCATCACCGACGAGACCGAGATCGTGGGGGAGTCGTCGCTCGGCGTGGACGCCTGA